TTTTTCCCAGATGGGGCCTGGGTATCAGTGGGAACTTCAGCATGGGAAAGGTTGTTCAAATCACCTGGCAGGAATCCTTGCCTCCCTCAAGGAAGCCCACACAGAACATGTTGCTGGTAATCCGGAAAGGGTAGGAGAGTTTACACCTAGCCTGGGTCAGCACAGGAGCGTCCAGGCACTGCAGCTCATCTGGGTAGTCAGCTGTGAGGATCAGGAAGAGATCAAAGAAAGTCGAAATGTGGGTCAGGCCAGAGAAGGAGACAATAATCTAGGATGGAACACTGAAGAGGAACACTGCCCCTGGAGAGGACTCCAAAACATAAGTCCTGGCAAGGGGCTCTGGCTTTTAGTTCCCAGAATGATCATTGTTGAACCTAATACACGATCATAGCAAGTTCTCCATTTGTCCTGTCTCTTGATTTTAGGAGCCAAGTCCTTGAGACTTTGCGTCTCTCTGGTGTCCAGTGCAGAGCCTGTGTGTAATGGGCACTGGAAATGTGTCTTAAGCCTGGAGGTGACAGGTTTTAAGTTAAGGGGCATGGTTTGTTCTGGAAATTGTGAGGATGGAGGGAAGTAGAAGGGCGAAGGGTCCCACTCACCGCCAGAGCTCAGAGTGTTGCCCCAACCGGAGATGAGGCACTCGGTGCCAGCAGCTGGAGGGGCATTGGGCAGAGAGATGGTGGACACGTAGTCATTGATGACGGCAGGCGTGGAGAGCTTGATCAGCATGATGTCATTGTTCAGAGTATTCCCGTTGTATTTGGGGTGGCGGATGATCTTGGTTGCATTGATGAACTGCTCATTCCCCTCCAGGACTTCGATGTTGTGTTCTCCCAGTCTCACCTCGATGTGGCTGATAGGCAGGGCAGGCATGGTGAAGACCTTCTCTCATAGCCACGGCACCCTTCCCGCTTCCCCAGGGTCCTTAAGCTCCCTGCTCATGGACTGCTCTGTAGACATCGGGTGTGATGTGCGGCCATATCTCATAGGCAGGAGAGCAATGTGGGTCAGTGCAGGTGTGAGACCCAGAATATTTCTGCTTCAGAGGTTGGTGGTAGTGGGGTGGGGAAGAGTCAAAGGGATCCCAGAGGAGGCTGCTCCTCAATCTGCCTTCCTAGCCTCTTTCCCACAGTCTCCACAGTCACTAGCACTGTGGGCACAAGTAGCTCCTTGTAATTTTCCCAGCATTATTCACCCCAGGCCTTTGCTAACTGCGCACAgtgacttcctcccttcctttttggCCTGGTGAGCAACACACTTCTCTGCATTCTAATCCAAGGGTAGCCATAGCATTAGAAtctcctgggaacttgttagaaatgtaaattcttcaTCCTTACCCCCATCTACTGATCAGAACCTTGGGGATGGTACTCAGTGATTTCTGCCTTAACAAGCTTGTAGGTGTTTCTGGTGCATACTCAGGTTTGAGAGTTCTTGTTGTAGGCGGTGGTTCTCAGCTCTGTCTATGCACTCTACAGTTACCAAGGTAGAGTGTGAAATACTCACTGACATTCACAACCTCTTCCTGAAAATTTTGTGTTAATTGCCCTGGGATAGGACACAGgcttcagtgttttaaaaaaactctttctTAGGTGGCTTTAATGTGTGGCTAACCAGCAAAAGGTACATCCCTGCTTTTCTCACTAGCTCTGAGCACCCCAAGATCATCACTGACTGCTTTTATGACCACAGCCCTTGCTGTTTCATGGATTTACCTTGGTGTGAGACGTTCCTGTCTTGTGTTCACTCTGGTCTGCAGAATCAGCTGCTGCCAGCAAGTTTTCTTCTCCACCACCTCTCCCATCCATCTCACCCAACCTCAGTATTTGCTTGGGCTGAAGCCATGCtctcccaggcagcctggctgggaGTTTTGCAGTGAGGCACCCCACACTTACGGCTTGTAGCAGTGACCGGCTGAAACCACCCACTGTTCGCTGATGAGGGAGCCACCACAGAAGTGGTAGCCAGAATTCAGGGACACCTGGTAGGGGACAGAATTCTCCTCACAGGTGTTGCCCCCAACGATCTTGTCATCATCGTCAAAGGGGACAGCAACTGGAGTGGAGATGGGAAGGGAGAAGGCAAGTCAGTAGCATGTTAGGGGTGGTGCTCCCAGCCTGCGGTTGCTTCCTTCTCATTTGAAATCCTTAAGAAGCACAGTGAGGCTACGCAAGGGAGGGATGGCTGCCATCCCTGGTGAGCATCACTGGATGTGGCTTCCAAGTCTCTGTGTCTCCAGGGCACATTGCTAGGTACCCTGTGGGTGTTCAGATCTCTCCTGGGGTCACCAGGCTGAGGTCGCAAGGAATTTCCTCACAATACTTCCAGTGGGACAGGAGTTGTTGGGATGTGCTTGTCTCACCCACTGAGTGCTTCTCGCTTTGTTCATCAGCTGTGTACCTCTCCTGGCTATTGGAGCCCTGGCTTGTCAGGATAATTTGACCAAGCTAGGAAAACGCCCTGGCTGCGCAGACCTGACCACGACCAGATTCCCTCATAGCTCAGAACAGTGGAGTCAGGGCAGATTTGAGGGCAGCCCCCAGGCTCACTTTGACAGAACAAAGGTAGACGTTGTTATTGGCTAATAGGACAGCAATTCTTAACCTTGGCTGCATGCCTTGAAATGTTACAAATCATCTGGGAAGCTTAAAAACCCAGAACATAGGTTGCACCCCAGACAATGAAGTTAGAATTTCTAGAGCTGAGTCTCTGGCATGAGTAATTTTTCAACCTCTCCAGGTGCATTTGAGGTTAAGAGCAGCTATAGTGGTGCTATTCTCCTGCTGTCAGAGCCAAACCTGAAGCCTTCTGCTTCATTTCATGGTCCAGCCCCACCTGGCCTCCCTTCTCAGCTTCTCCATTCACATGTTGGATATAGATGAATGGCAGTGGTGGGAGTGAAATTAGGGAGAAGTTGAAACAGGTGAGGCTTAAAGCGAGCCCAAGGGGGATGGGAAGTAGAGATGCCAGATGGAGGAAACAGAATATTGGAGTAAAGTCAAAAGAGAAGAGGCAGCAAGAGTGGAAGGACTTGTGTCTGCCAGGAAAGGGTGTGGGTGGGGCCTGAGGCAGGGCATGATACTCACCAGCAGCTCCCACAAAGGTAAGGATCAGGAATAGATTCATGGTGGTAGAGTGTCCCTGACTGGTGGTGGAGGACCCATCTTTATACCTCCTGAGGATCGGGAGAGGAGGTGACTGTGAGGTGAAGGTCACCATTCCTCTCAGCACAAACACACCTGCAGCTTTCCCCTTCCCAGGGTCTTGCATCAGCTCGGCTGTGTTTGGCCACTCTGTGGGTTTGTGATTCACAGGTGATAAGGAAACTTGCCTTCTGAGAGCAGAGAGGGAGACCGGCTGTTTCCTGCAAGGATGCTGGGATGGGAAAGACAGGGAAAGCCAAGTTCTGGATCACATAGCTGGGCTTTCTTAGGCCGAGGAGATGATGGTTAGAAGGAAGGAGAGTGGCCTGGCTGTTTAGGAGTCTTTTTGACTACTGGGGATGTATTTAATGTACTTAAGGAAGGACAAGCATTGGTAACAAGCTTGGCTTTTGAGTGTCCTGGATCCCCCAAGAGAGGAGGAAAGTCTTATCTAAGGCTCATTCCTGTGAAAATAAAGATGCTTCTCTCCAGTCAGTGTGCGGGAAGGTCAAATCCAAGACCTTGGGAACAAGAATTCCAACACTAAGGGGTAAGGAGAAGGGAAACTCGCATTCCATAGGATTCTGGGCTTCCAGATGGCTCTCCTTCCTATCAAGGCTAAAGGATGGGAAGTGTTGCAAAGAAGGAGGGGACACAGGTTAGGTAGGAACTTACTCAGTGCATCTGGAGGATGGAAAACCAGTGGTGCACTCCTCCCTGTCTACAATGTGAAGACATTTGTCTCTCTCATGTGTATCCTGTCGCAGGTTCTTTCTATGCAGCCTCACGGTTGCCCTGGCAACCTGCACTCAGGGTGATGCAAACTGACCCACCTGCTCGGGGCTAACAGTCTGAACCAGAATGACATGCCCCTGATCAGATGTCAGAGTTTGGACCACAGTAAATCTGTGTTATGATCTGATCTTAGAATCAGCAGTAGGTAGAGATTTTAGCACATGTTAAATGGGTCGCATGTTGGATTCAGTGATGGAAATTTAGAGGGGTGGATCTAGAATTTTCTATCTTAGATGCAGTGAGATTACACTGGGCTCAGTAGAAAGTGAATCTTTCCAGAGAATATCCTGATTTGGGCCCTACCGAGGCTACTAAACACAGTTGTGTAATTGACTGAGGCACAACCTGGCCAGAGCAGTGTGGAGATGGGAATGCTGTCTCCACTCAAGTCTAATGATGTAAGGAAAGAAGGAGCTTCCTTATGAGGGTGCTTTCCCTTCTCAGCAACTCAGAGCTCAGGTTGGTGATGGGCAGGAGTGAGCAGAGTTCAAGGTTGAATTGTTTGAAAGGTAAAAGTATCAGGGATGTTCTGGAGACAGTGAACCAAATGAGAAAAGATCAGAAACTTGGTAGTGAAATTGGACATGGCCAGGGGATAGAGGGAGGAAGCAAATGGAAACCagagagaattggaaaaaaatgcctAAGTGGTGTCTGTGGCGTTGAGAGGACACACAGAGTAACTTCAGTTTCAGCTCCTAGAATGGCTTCTGAACCAGTTTCCCCACAGCCAGGAGACCCACTGTTCAGACACCCCTCTCCACCCCGTACCCCCTCTAATCAGTGATGGGCTCATAGCTAACACTGCTATATTTAGATGGTCCACGGTGCCTGACAGCTTTGCAAGAGTTTTCACGTAAGTAACAGTGGtgaattacttttcatttttgctgAGTTTCACAGTTTAACTTCCCACAAACATGGTAATTATGATTTGTGCAGAGCAAAATAATTTCCACTTATAGAGGAAGACAATGAGATTCAGAATGATTCTGTCTTGCCCAAGAATACAGATCTTGGCAGAGCTGACCATAAGACCAACAGAAGCCATGGAGAGCGTTGTGAAG
Above is a genomic segment from Macaca thibetana thibetana isolate TM-01 chromosome 3, ASM2454274v1, whole genome shotgun sequence containing:
- the LOC126951078 gene encoding putative trypsin-6 isoform X3, with translation MNLFLILTFVGAAVAVPFDDDDKIVGGNTCEENSVPYQVSLNSGYHFCGGSLISEQWVVSAGHCYKPAINTKFSGRGCECHHIEVRLGEHNIEVLEGNEQFINATKIIRHPKYNGNTLNNDIMLIKLSTPAVINDYVSTISLPNAPPAAGTECLISGWGNTLSSGADYPDELQCLDAPVLTQARCKLSYPFRITSNMFCVGFLEGGKDSCQGDSGGPVVCNGQLQGIVSWGYGCALKRRPGVYTKVYNYVDWIKDTIAANS
- the LOC126951078 gene encoding putative trypsin-6 isoform X2 — encoded protein: MQDPGKGKAAGVFVLRGMVTFTSQSPPLPILRRYKDGSSTTSQGHSTTMNLFLILTFVGAAVAVPFDDDDKIVGGNTCEENSVPYQVSLNSGYHFCGGSLISEQWVVSAGHCYKPHIEVRLGEHNIEVLEGNEQFINATKIIRHPKYNGNTLNNDIMLIKLSTPAVINDYVSTISLPNAPPAAGTECLISGWGNTLSSGADYPDELQCLDAPVLTQARCKLSYPFRITSNMFCVGFLEGGKDSCQGDSGGPVVCNGQLQGIVSWGYGCALKRRPGVYTKVYNYVDWIKDTIAANS